The Streptomyces sp. cg36 genomic interval CGCCCTGGCCGAGGTGGTCTGCACGGCGGACCGGGACGCGGCCCGGCGCCGCGCCGCCCGGGGGCCCCGGCAGCGCCCCCGGGTGCTGGTCGACACCAGGAATCCGGCCGCGTTCGCCCGTACCGTGGTCCGCCAGACCGGCGCCGAGCTGGTGCCGATGGGCTCGGCCGGGGCGAAGACGCTGGCGGTGGTGCAGGGGGACGCGGACGCCTACATCCACGCGCGGGGGCCCTGGGAGTGGGGCGACGAGGCGCTGTTCCGGGTGGCCGAGGCGGCGGGGCTCCAGGTGACCCGGCTGGCGCGGGAGGAGGTGCCGCCCGGTCCCGGCGGCGGGGCGGGGCCCGTGGCGCTCGCGGTGATCTGCCGCCCGCCGCTGACCCGGACCCTGCTGACCGCGTTCGCCGTCCACGGCTTCGTCTCCGGCGGCGGCCCCAGGGCCCGCCCGATGCCGTCCCGGGCCGAGCCCTGAGCCGTCGGGCGAGGGGCATCCGGGGCCCCGGCCCGACAGGGCGCCACTCCCGCACGGCCGGCTCCCCACCGGCGCACGGACAGTCTTGACGCCCCTTCCCGCACTCAACATACTGCCAACAATCAGCAGCTCTGACAATCAGTCAACTGTGCTACACACGGCCGCCGATGGCCGCGTCCACGCGAAGACGTAGAGAACGGACAGGACCGAACGACATGGCCGACGACTTCAGTTCCTTGTTCGAGCCCCCGCTCGACCAGTCCCCCGACATCGACGACCTCGTCCGCGCGACCATGGAGTGGCACTTCTCGCCGCTGACCGGCAGCCCCTACTGGGTCGAGCGCGCCAAGGGCTTCTCCTTCGACCCGCGCACCGATGTGCAGTGCCTGGCGGACCTGCGGCTCTTCGCGGACGTCCCGGTCGACTGGAGCCGGATACCCGCCGACAGCCTGGTGCCGCGCGGCAGCGCGCCCGGCGTGCGGTACGGGATCTACGAGTCGGGCGGCGCCACCGGCTCGCCCAAGCGGATCGTGGACGCGGCCTCCCGGCGCCGCAACGTGGAGTGGCAGAGCCGGATGCTCGACGAGCAGGGCTTCCCCTCCGGCGAGGGCAACTGGCTGCACATCGGCCCCACCGGCCCGCACGTGATGGCCAAGAACATCGGCAGCCTCTCCGAACTGCGCGGCCAGCTCTGCTACTTCGTCGACCTGGACCCGCGCTGGGTGCGGCGCTGCGTGGCCGAGGGCCGCCAGGACGAGTTCCGGCGCTATGTCGGCCACATCCTCGACCAGGTCAAGGAGGTGCTGAGCACCCAGGACATCAGGTGCGTCTCCAGCACCCCGCGCATCCTGGAGACCATCAGTGGCCGCGAGGACGTCTTCGGGCCGCTGCGCGACAGCGTGCGCGGGATCATCTGGGGCGGCACCAGCATGGACGACGAAACCCTGCGCCTGCTGGA includes:
- a CDS encoding phenazine biosynthesis protein, with product MADDFSSLFEPPLDQSPDIDDLVRATMEWHFSPLTGSPYWVERAKGFSFDPRTDVQCLADLRLFADVPVDWSRIPADSLVPRGSAPGVRYGIYESGGATGSPKRIVDAASRRRNVEWQSRMLDEQGFPSGEGNWLHIGPTGPHVMAKNIGSLSELRGQLCYFVDLDPRWVRRCVAEGRQDEFRRYVGHILDQVKEVLSTQDIRCVSSTPRILETISGREDVFGPLRDSVRGIIWGGTSMDDETLRLLDEELFPEATLAGAYGNTMMGVAPQRTPRPGDAARCVFRPFHPYTVVDLVDPERPDRSVAVDEEGRVVITVLTRDYFTPPTLERDLATRRAPADGFAGIEVSGVRPYESATTSVVEGVY
- a CDS encoding inositol monophosphatase family protein, translated to MPTASHSAERTVVADDFLAAGFAARATVAAGRLLLDLRMQHENGLGPGGARLAQLGHTWSGLLLRNRIRARYPRDGVLTGPADRGPEALRRRRVWLVEPLDSTEEYHGPGDPDWSVRLALWERERGVVASAVAVPALAEVVCTADRDAARRRAARGPRQRPRVLVDTRNPAAFARTVVRQTGAELVPMGSAGAKTLAVVQGDADAYIHARGPWEWGDEALFRVAEAAGLQVTRLAREEVPPGPGGGAGPVALAVICRPPLTRTLLTAFAVHGFVSGGGPRARPMPSRAEP